A region of Lacinutrix sp. Hel_I_90 DNA encodes the following proteins:
- a CDS encoding DUF2752 domain-containing protein: MRLPEDYMLPCLNKKLFGFDCLGCGLQRGLNLLFHGEFIAAFKMYPAVYTLVPLGLLIVTSLFYKFKYMNKVINGLAIATVLIIIISFTIKFFN, encoded by the coding sequence ATGCGTTTACCAGAAGATTACATGCTACCCTGCTTGAATAAAAAACTGTTTGGTTTTGATTGTTTAGGCTGTGGGCTGCAACGCGGATTGAACCTTTTATTTCATGGTGAATTTATAGCCGCTTTTAAAATGTATCCCGCGGTTTACACCTTAGTACCACTAGGTTTATTAATAGTCACCTCTCTTTTTTACAAGTTTAAATACATGAATAAAGTAATTAACGGACTTGCTATTGCCACTGTTTTAATAATTATTATTAGTTTTACAATCAAATTTTTTAATTAA
- a CDS encoding T9SS type A sorting domain-containing protein, translating into MKTPTWFLTLFLISSACFGQLTVRNDAYLFVSDTYVYVEDDVNLKETNSTVYLRNDGQLLQGAGTTGNAGSGKLSVYQEGTVHNYAYNFWASPVGNVNIDANGNSAFKSDASILNDVTDLTSSTPAAMIGGYDGTSSPLGIARFWLHGYSPGTLYAEWDYIGDGSDLAPGYGFTMKGTTGSTSQQYDFRGKPNSGTLNTAVLNGNYTLVGNPYPSALDAAAYIHDTNNSSVITGTLFFWEQDMTAMTHYLNQSVGGYAIYTIASDGTMENFVPAVFTTFGPDGYPNSTGSSSMSGKTVKRYLPVGQGFMIEGAADGNAQVKNEHRVYYKESDSNSEFFKTASSTNSEPDGETQSTTSGVVNEFQYDENGLQILPDLPGLKRFRLNVDFNNETTRQLLHNFHPDATDGFDYGLESNNLEPKTRDAYFILGDMPYITQAHSFDINLKIPLVIKLNANMPLRVRLFDVQHFDSQPIYMHDKVTDIYYDLTSLNFEANLETGTYTDRFEITFTNGVTLSTTQFEDSNFTVFQNNTLSQLVIANPESLDIKSVSLVDIAGKQIFKRMDLDTNERHEFSTKNLSEGVYIVTVTLDNNNVLNKKIIVSNK; encoded by the coding sequence ATGAAAACTCCTACTTGGTTTTTAACACTTTTTTTAATATCCAGTGCTTGTTTCGGCCAGTTAACAGTCCGAAATGATGCCTACCTCTTTGTTAGCGACACCTATGTGTACGTCGAAGACGATGTAAATTTAAAAGAAACTAATTCTACCGTTTATTTACGTAATGATGGACAATTATTACAAGGCGCTGGCACAACGGGTAATGCTGGTTCAGGAAAACTTAGTGTTTATCAAGAAGGCACAGTTCACAATTATGCTTATAATTTTTGGGCTTCTCCAGTAGGCAATGTAAATATTGATGCAAATGGCAACAGTGCGTTTAAATCTGATGCATCCATTTTAAATGACGTTACAGATTTAACATCTAGTACTCCAGCAGCTATGATTGGGGGTTATGATGGTACGTCATCCCCTCTAGGTATTGCCCGATTTTGGTTACATGGTTATTCTCCAGGCACCTTATATGCTGAATGGGATTATATTGGTGATGGCTCAGACTTAGCACCTGGTTATGGTTTTACAATGAAAGGTACCACCGGCTCAACAAGTCAGCAGTATGATTTTAGAGGAAAGCCAAATTCTGGTACACTAAACACGGCGGTTCTAAATGGCAATTATACTTTGGTGGGCAACCCCTATCCTTCGGCTTTAGATGCGGCAGCTTACATTCATGATACAAACAACTCAAGTGTTATCACTGGTACATTATTTTTCTGGGAACAAGACATGACGGCTATGACTCATTATCTTAATCAATCGGTTGGGGGTTACGCCATATATACCATTGCTTCTGATGGTACAATGGAAAATTTTGTTCCTGCAGTTTTCACCACTTTTGGACCCGACGGTTATCCTAATTCAACAGGCTCTTCCTCTATGAGTGGAAAAACGGTAAAACGCTATCTTCCAGTTGGACAAGGCTTTATGATTGAAGGTGCTGCAGATGGTAATGCGCAAGTAAAAAATGAGCATAGAGTGTATTACAAAGAAAGTGATAGTAATAGTGAATTTTTTAAAACAGCATCTTCTACTAATTCCGAGCCTGATGGAGAGACACAATCTACAACAAGTGGTGTTGTAAATGAGTTTCAGTACGATGAAAACGGTTTACAAATCCTGCCAGATTTACCAGGTTTAAAGCGTTTTAGACTAAATGTAGATTTTAATAACGAAACAACTAGACAATTATTACATAATTTCCATCCTGATGCTACCGATGGGTTTGATTATGGTTTAGAGTCTAATAATCTAGAACCAAAGACCAGAGATGCTTACTTTATTTTAGGTGATATGCCTTACATAACACAGGCGCACAGCTTTGATATCAATTTAAAAATACCATTGGTTATTAAATTAAATGCCAATATGCCATTAAGAGTTCGCCTATTCGATGTACAGCATTTTGATTCGCAACCCATTTACATGCATGACAAAGTAACCGACATCTATTACGATTTAACAAGCCTGAATTTTGAAGCTAATTTAGAAACAGGAACTTATACAGATCGTTTTGAAATTACGTTTACAAATGGCGTCACTTTAAGCACAACCCAGTTTGAAGATAGTAATTTTACTGTTTTCCAAAATAACACCTTGTCACAATTAGTGATTGCTAATCCAGAATCTCTGGACATAAAGTCTGTATCTCTAGTAGATATCGCGGGTAAACAAATTTTTAAAAGAATGGATTTAGACACTAATGAGCGCCATGAGTTTTCTACTAAAAACTTAAGTGAAGGGGTTTATATTGTGACCGTTACTTTAGATAATAATAATGTATTAAATAAAAAAATCATAGTTTCTAATAAATAA
- a CDS encoding DNA mismatch repair protein MutS, which translates to MNFKVGDVVFVLDENLSGEIIKISGNNVTLEDTNGFELIFDASEIVKQQDNSLKRDAFSGKNIAEIVSEKTPEKRRTLPKVKPKERFQPTMEVDLHIHHLVKSERGMSSHDKKMLQLDTAKHKLEFAMKKNIPKIVFIHGVGEGTLKIELEYLFGRYDNVKFYEADYKKYGQGATEVYIYQNKKANDSSY; encoded by the coding sequence ATGAATTTTAAAGTCGGTGATGTCGTATTTGTGTTAGATGAAAATCTTTCGGGAGAAATTATAAAAATTAGTGGAAATAATGTAACTCTTGAAGATACCAATGGGTTTGAACTCATTTTTGATGCTTCAGAAATTGTAAAACAGCAAGATAATTCGTTAAAACGGGATGCTTTTTCGGGTAAAAACATTGCTGAAATAGTTTCAGAAAAAACACCTGAAAAACGCAGAACCCTTCCAAAAGTAAAACCAAAAGAACGCTTTCAGCCTACAATGGAAGTCGATTTGCATATTCATCACTTGGTTAAAAGCGAGCGCGGGATGAGTAGTCATGATAAAAAAATGCTGCAATTAGATACTGCCAAACACAAGTTAGAGTTCGCAATGAAAAAGAATATTCCAAAAATTGTATTTATTCATGGCGTAGGCGAAGGAACTTTAAAAATCGAACTTGAATATTTATTTGGACGCTATGATAACGTTAAGTTTTACGAAGCCGATTATAAAAAATACGGACAAGGCGCGACAGAAGTTTACATTTATCAAAACAAAAAAGCTAACGATAGTAGTTATTAA
- a CDS encoding cysteine desulfurase family protein, which yields MKQVYFDSAATTQLRAEVIEKITDSMKTCYGNASSTHSFGRSSKSCIENARKTVAKLLNVSASEIVFTSGGTEADNLVLRSAVRDLEVKEIITSRIEHHAVLYTVTQLEQEYGISVKFVNLDENGSMDYKHLEALLQADKKQLVSLMHINNEIGNILDIKKVGTLCKTYGALFHSDTVQSVGHYEMDLQELHIDFMAVSAHKFHGPKGVGFAFIRKHSGLKPLIFGGEQERGHRAGTEAVHNIVGLEEALKLAYAHLVEERAYVTTLKAYFIKRITEAFPKATFNGNSADLEKSTYTLVNVCLPIAAEKALILLFQLDLKGIACSKGSACQSGSAKGSHVLSQILSDEDMQKPSLRFSFCKYNTKEEVDYVIEVLKEFVS from the coding sequence ATGAAACAAGTCTATTTTGATAGTGCAGCAACAACACAATTAAGAGCAGAAGTTATTGAAAAAATAACAGATTCTATGAAAACATGCTATGGCAATGCCTCATCAACTCATAGTTTTGGGCGCAGCTCAAAATCATGTATAGAAAATGCGCGCAAAACAGTGGCTAAATTATTAAACGTGTCGGCCTCAGAGATAGTCTTTACATCTGGCGGTACGGAAGCAGATAATTTAGTGTTGCGCAGTGCTGTACGTGATTTAGAAGTTAAAGAGATTATTACTTCCAGGATAGAACATCATGCGGTTTTGTATACGGTTACTCAATTAGAACAGGAATACGGGATTTCGGTTAAGTTTGTTAATTTGGATGAGAATGGTAGTATGGATTACAAACATTTAGAAGCGTTATTGCAAGCCGATAAAAAACAGCTAGTCAGTTTAATGCATATCAATAATGAAATAGGAAACATTTTAGATATTAAAAAAGTAGGTACGTTATGCAAAACATACGGTGCTTTATTTCATAGTGATACTGTACAATCTGTTGGGCATTATGAAATGGATTTACAAGAGCTTCATATTGACTTTATGGCGGTGAGTGCACATAAATTTCATGGTCCAAAAGGCGTAGGGTTTGCTTTTATAAGAAAACATTCTGGTTTAAAGCCGCTCATTTTTGGTGGAGAGCAGGAGCGCGGCCATCGTGCAGGAACAGAAGCGGTACATAATATTGTGGGTCTGGAGGAAGCGCTAAAATTGGCCTATGCACATTTAGTTGAAGAACGTGCTTATGTGACCACGTTAAAGGCTTATTTTATTAAGCGTATTACAGAAGCTTTTCCAAAAGCAACCTTTAACGGTAATAGTGCCGATTTAGAAAAAAGTACCTATACCTTGGTGAATGTTTGTTTGCCTATTGCGGCAGAAAAAGCATTGATTTTATTGTTTCAGTTAGATTTAAAAGGCATCGCGTGTTCCAAAGGGAGTGCCTGTCAAAGCGGAAGTGCTAAAGGCTCACATGTATTATCTCAAATATTATCTGATGAAGACATGCAAAAACCGTCTTTGCGATTTTCATTCTGCAAATACAATACAAAAGAAGAGGTTGACTATGTTATAGAAGTCTTGAAAGAATTTGTCTCATAA
- a CDS encoding alpha/beta fold hydrolase: protein MLNYTTYLHKTATEWVTFVHGAGGSSSIWFKQIRSFGAQFNVLILDLRGHGNSKPALKDAFNKKYTFDSITHDIVEVIDHLKIESSHFVGISLGTILIRNLAEKHPKRVKSMIMGGAIMKLNVRSQILIRLGVIFKSVVPYMLLYKFFAFIIMPRKNHKSSRLLFVNEAKKLYQKEFVRWFKLTSEINPLLRFFRAKDIKIPTLYVMGEEDHLFLPSIKNVVSKHLQATLLVIENCGHVVNVEQPELFNTRTIQFIKGLA, encoded by the coding sequence GTGCTTAACTACACAACATACTTACATAAAACGGCAACTGAATGGGTTACTTTTGTGCATGGCGCGGGCGGAAGCTCTTCTATTTGGTTTAAGCAAATACGTAGTTTTGGTGCACAATTTAATGTGCTTATTTTAGATTTGCGTGGACACGGAAATTCTAAGCCAGCACTTAAAGATGCCTTTAATAAAAAGTATACTTTCGATTCTATAACGCATGACATTGTAGAAGTTATAGATCATTTAAAGATTGAAAGCTCTCACTTTGTGGGGATTTCTTTAGGGACTATTTTAATAAGAAATCTTGCTGAAAAGCATCCCAAGCGTGTAAAAAGTATGATTATGGGTGGTGCGATTATGAAATTAAATGTCCGCTCTCAAATTTTAATACGATTGGGCGTAATTTTTAAATCGGTAGTGCCTTATATGCTCTTGTATAAGTTCTTTGCGTTTATAATTATGCCAAGGAAAAATCACAAAAGCTCGCGTTTACTTTTTGTAAATGAAGCCAAGAAACTCTATCAAAAGGAATTTGTGCGTTGGTTTAAGTTAACCTCGGAAATTAACCCGCTATTACGCTTCTTTAGAGCGAAGGATATTAAGATTCCTACCCTATATGTTATGGGAGAAGAAGATCATTTGTTTCTACCTTCTATTAAAAATGTGGTGTCTAAACATTTACAAGCCACGTTATTGGTTATTGAAAATTGCGGACACGTAGTCAATGTAGAACAGCCAGAACTATTTAATACCAGAACGATTCAATTTATAAAAGGATTGGCTTAG
- a CDS encoding SDR family oxidoreductase, which produces MNCLLTGGTGIVGSHVIFDWLKKALVDQTVNHLFVVIRNNAVAAEERLLHILNDASRPSYLDAFSIKDCLSKITVIAEDLIAISKNTLEAYDFNTIIHCAGSTNLSNAADTKTQVHEQNFLATKQLLDNLPTRVDRFIYISTAYSYGIQKEKVNDTIGDYRVSNFRNPYEQSKYETERFVQEACQQQQITAQILRPSIICGRLIDKPFFETPKFDVFYAWAIFLDKYAPKFKDAFRIWIDKDSGLNIVPVDFVSKAILHAFLNPDLKELNIVNPKQILHKDYVGDVLESFAITNYEYASEKPINLNGFEQLYYKTIGSVFEKYVSIPDLQFDAKRIQKLIEHLKLDATLGVHENFMNLIDFSVEKKFRKSY; this is translated from the coding sequence ATGAACTGTTTGCTTACTGGTGGTACTGGAATTGTTGGAAGCCACGTTATTTTCGATTGGCTCAAAAAAGCATTGGTAGATCAAACGGTTAATCATCTATTTGTGGTTATTCGTAATAATGCTGTTGCCGCAGAAGAACGTTTACTTCACATTTTAAATGATGCCTCGCGTCCAAGCTATCTCGATGCCTTTAGCATTAAAGACTGCTTGTCTAAAATTACAGTAATCGCTGAAGATTTAATCGCTATTTCTAAAAACACGTTAGAAGCCTACGATTTCAATACCATTATCCATTGTGCAGGTTCTACAAACTTATCTAACGCAGCTGATACAAAAACACAGGTACATGAGCAGAATTTTTTAGCAACCAAACAGTTGTTAGATAATTTACCAACTAGGGTTGATCGTTTTATTTACATTAGTACCGCCTATTCTTATGGCATTCAAAAAGAAAAAGTAAACGATACTATTGGAGATTACCGCGTTAGCAATTTTAGAAATCCTTATGAGCAATCTAAATACGAAACCGAGCGTTTTGTACAGGAAGCCTGCCAACAACAACAAATTACCGCACAAATTTTAAGACCTAGTATTATTTGTGGCCGCTTAATTGATAAACCTTTTTTTGAAACACCAAAATTTGATGTCTTTTATGCCTGGGCCATTTTCTTAGACAAGTATGCCCCAAAGTTTAAAGATGCTTTTAGGATATGGATTGATAAAGATAGCGGACTCAATATCGTGCCTGTAGATTTTGTATCGAAAGCCATATTGCACGCGTTTTTAAATCCTGATCTTAAAGAACTCAATATCGTCAACCCAAAACAGATTTTACATAAGGATTATGTTGGTGACGTTTTAGAATCTTTTGCCATTACTAACTATGAGTACGCTTCAGAAAAACCAATAAATCTTAATGGCTTTGAGCAGTTATACTATAAAACGATTGGTTCTGTTTTTGAAAAATATGTTTCTATTCCAGATTTACAATTTGATGCTAAACGCATTCAAAAATTAATTGAACACTTAAAATTAGATGCCACACTAGGTGTGCATGAGAATTTTATGAATCTCATTGATTTTTCAGTCGAAAAGAAGTTTAGAAAGAGTTACTAA
- a CDS encoding Lacal_2735 family protein produces the protein MFGLFKKKSKLDKLQEQYKKLLEESFKLSTTNRSESDKKQAEAQAILDQIDILKQGE, from the coding sequence ATGTTCGGATTATTTAAAAAGAAAAGTAAGCTCGATAAACTTCAAGAGCAATACAAAAAACTATTAGAAGAGTCTTTTAAGTTATCAACAACTAACCGCAGTGAAAGTGATAAAAAGCAAGCGGAAGCACAAGCAATTCTAGATCAAATCGATATTTTAAAGCAAGGCGAGTAA
- a CDS encoding sodium:solute symporter codes for MQTLDWIVLAGTLLAIVIYGTLKTRGSKNVEDYLKGGNTSKWWTIGLSVMATQASAITFLSTPGQAFNDGMGFVQFYFGLPIAMVVICMVFIPLYHRLKVYTAYEFLENRFDRKTRTLTAILFLIQRGLAAGITIFAPAIILSAVLGWNLLFLNIIIGFLVIIYTVSGGTKAVNVTQKHQMIVIFTGMIIAFILILNKLPDNITFSSALDIAGASGKMEILDFSFDLNNRYTIWSGLIGGTFLMLAYFGTDQSQVQRYLSGKSVREMQLGLVFNGLLKVPMQFFILLVGVMVFVFYQFNQAPVNFNPTATDVVLNSEYSEAYKAIQKEQNALFIQKKEAIETFVQEKNSTSITAIEANEIKYRELREKGQELIEKAGEAKSIKVESNDKDYVFIHFILNNLPKGLIGLLLAVILSAAMSSTASELNALASTTTIDLYKQQVGEKTEAEMVKASKWFTLIWGIMAIGVACVANLAENLIQLVNIIGSIFYGNVLGIFLLAFFFKFVKANAVFVAAFITQAIVITLFLLNEFEVINLPFLWLNFLGCVIVIAIASVLQSITPTNDTLHSS; via the coding sequence ATGCAAACACTTGATTGGATTGTCTTAGCAGGCACACTTTTAGCCATTGTTATTTACGGCACATTAAAAACCAGGGGCAGTAAAAATGTAGAAGACTATTTAAAAGGTGGCAATACCTCAAAGTGGTGGACCATAGGGCTCTCGGTCATGGCAACACAAGCCAGTGCCATTACCTTCCTCTCTACTCCTGGCCAGGCCTTTAATGACGGTATGGGCTTTGTACAATTTTATTTCGGACTCCCTATCGCCATGGTTGTGATTTGTATGGTATTTATTCCATTATATCACCGACTAAAAGTCTATACGGCTTACGAATTTCTCGAAAATAGATTCGATAGAAAAACACGAACGCTAACCGCTATTTTGTTTTTAATTCAGCGTGGCTTAGCGGCTGGAATCACCATTTTTGCGCCTGCTATTATCCTGTCTGCTGTTCTAGGTTGGAATTTATTATTTCTTAATATTATTATTGGTTTTTTAGTCATTATTTATACGGTATCTGGCGGAACAAAGGCCGTAAACGTGACACAAAAACATCAAATGATTGTCATTTTCACAGGAATGATTATCGCTTTTATTTTGATCCTTAATAAATTACCAGACAACATCACCTTTTCAAGTGCTTTAGACATTGCTGGTGCCAGTGGTAAGATGGAAATACTCGACTTTTCTTTCGATTTAAATAACCGTTATACCATTTGGTCTGGTTTAATAGGCGGCACGTTTTTAATGTTGGCTTACTTTGGTACAGACCAAAGTCAAGTGCAGCGTTATCTCTCAGGTAAATCTGTACGTGAAATGCAGTTAGGTCTGGTTTTTAACGGACTTTTAAAAGTACCCATGCAATTTTTTATTTTGTTGGTGGGTGTGATGGTTTTTGTGTTTTATCAGTTTAATCAAGCCCCGGTTAATTTTAATCCGACAGCTACTGATGTGGTTTTAAATTCTGAATATAGTGAAGCTTACAAGGCTATTCAAAAGGAACAAAACGCTTTATTTATTCAGAAAAAAGAAGCCATAGAAACCTTTGTGCAAGAAAAAAACAGCACTAGTATTACCGCTATTGAAGCCAATGAGATAAAATACCGGGAATTACGCGAAAAAGGTCAGGAATTAATTGAAAAAGCTGGTGAAGCAAAAAGTATCAAGGTAGAAAGCAACGATAAAGATTATGTATTCATTCATTTCATACTAAACAACCTACCAAAAGGGTTGATTGGCCTATTATTGGCCGTTATTTTAAGTGCTGCTATGTCCAGTACCGCTAGCGAATTAAACGCCTTAGCCAGTACCACCACCATAGATTTATACAAACAACAAGTGGGCGAAAAAACCGAAGCAGAAATGGTAAAAGCCTCTAAATGGTTTACACTTATTTGGGGAATCATGGCCATTGGTGTCGCCTGTGTCGCCAATTTAGCAGAAAATTTAATCCAGCTGGTTAATATTATAGGCTCGATATTTTATGGTAATGTATTGGGTATTTTTCTACTCGCCTTTTTCTTTAAGTTTGTTAAAGCCAACGCTGTGTTTGTCGCCGCCTTTATTACACAGGCTATTGTAATTACATTATTTCTTTTAAATGAGTTTGAGGTTATAAACCTGCCGTTTTTATGGTTAAATTTCTTAGGTTGTGTTATTGTGATAGCCATTGCAAGTGTATTACAGAGCATCACTCCAACAAATGACACATTACATTCTAGTTAA
- a CDS encoding PIG-L family deacetylase encodes MRKIIATLLLSCLFLFNSHAQQPKKPNASEIYESIEKLNFLGSVLYVAAHPDDENTRLISYMANHLKARTAYLSLTRGDGGQNLVGPEIRELLGVIRTQELLAARRIDGGEQRFTRANDFGYSKHPDETLAIWNKEEVLSDVVLAIRQFKPDIIINRFDHRSPGSTHGHHTSSAMLSVEAFDLAGDPMAYPNQAEQYGIWQPKREFFNTSWWFYGSQEKFDAADKTNLLNFDVGVYYPSKGLSNTEIAALSRSQHKSQGFGNTGTRGEQQEYIELIKGDLPEDKSNIFDGIDTSWNRVKGGKAIGMLLEKVLRAYDFTNPSASVPDLVQVYTMIQKLENEHWKTYKTKAIKEVIAACTGLYLEAVAEVNNATHGDEIKVKIETINRSASAIVIENIEYPYIKGNTLNLALKQNIENEDTFTLKIPTLEKESTPYWLTEKGSLGMYNVPDKAQIGLPETPRNLKIIFNVTIEGTKIPFTKAIVYKTNDPVKGEVYKPFEIIPEVSAKVTENVIIFENDQQKDIPVVVKAGRDNLEGVVALACPKEWQVYPKQQNVNIAHKGQEQTLVFSVTPPKYQSEGLLKPLVTIGDKTYSKELIEIDYDHIPFQTVILPSESKIVRLDIKKKGENIAYIEGAGDVVPESLKQIGYKVSILKPDAITPENLSNFDAVVIGIRAYNTIEALNYKQDILFEFVKNGGNMIVQYNTRHQIKVDKIAPYPITLSRDRVTDEFAEVTFLEPNHELLNAPNKITKKDFEGWTQERGLYFPSEWSSEFTPLLSMNDNGETPKTGSLLVAKHGKGYYIYTGLSFFREFPAGVSGAYRLFANMLSIGKNNITDQSEAKN; translated from the coding sequence ATGCGAAAAATAATTGCTACACTCCTATTATCTTGTCTATTTCTATTCAATAGTCACGCACAACAACCTAAAAAGCCAAACGCTTCAGAAATTTATGAATCTATAGAAAAACTCAATTTCTTAGGTTCTGTGTTATATGTTGCAGCGCATCCAGACGATGAAAACACGCGACTAATTTCCTATATGGCCAACCACCTCAAAGCACGTACCGCCTATTTATCGTTAACCCGTGGTGATGGCGGACAAAACCTTGTAGGACCAGAAATTAGAGAGCTCTTAGGGGTGATTCGCACACAAGAATTACTGGCTGCAAGACGTATAGATGGCGGTGAGCAACGTTTTACACGAGCCAATGATTTTGGCTATTCTAAGCATCCAGATGAAACATTGGCCATTTGGAATAAAGAGGAAGTACTAAGTGATGTCGTTCTAGCTATTCGCCAATTTAAGCCAGACATTATTATTAACCGTTTCGACCATAGAAGTCCAGGGTCAACCCATGGCCATCATACCAGTTCTGCCATGCTAAGTGTTGAAGCTTTTGATCTGGCAGGCGATCCAATGGCTTATCCAAATCAAGCAGAGCAATACGGTATCTGGCAACCAAAACGTGAATTCTTCAATACCTCATGGTGGTTTTATGGGTCTCAGGAAAAATTTGATGCAGCAGATAAAACCAATTTATTAAACTTCGATGTTGGTGTGTATTATCCCTCTAAAGGGTTGAGTAATACTGAAATTGCTGCATTAAGCAGAAGTCAACACAAATCACAAGGTTTTGGAAACACAGGAACACGTGGTGAACAACAGGAATACATCGAACTAATAAAAGGTGATTTACCAGAAGATAAATCCAATATTTTTGATGGCATTGATACGAGTTGGAATCGTGTTAAAGGCGGAAAAGCCATTGGCATGCTTTTAGAAAAAGTATTACGCGCGTATGATTTCACAAATCCCTCAGCTTCTGTCCCTGACCTGGTTCAAGTCTATACCATGATTCAGAAATTAGAAAATGAACACTGGAAAACATATAAAACTAAAGCGATAAAAGAAGTCATTGCTGCTTGTACTGGTTTGTACTTAGAAGCGGTAGCAGAAGTGAATAACGCCACACATGGTGACGAAATAAAAGTAAAAATTGAAACCATAAACAGAAGTGCTTCAGCTATAGTTATAGAAAATATTGAATATCCATATATAAAAGGAAACACATTAAATCTCGCTTTAAAACAAAACATAGAAAACGAAGATACATTTACTCTAAAAATCCCAACTTTAGAGAAAGAGTCTACCCCGTATTGGTTAACGGAAAAAGGTAGTTTAGGCATGTATAATGTCCCAGACAAAGCACAAATAGGCTTACCAGAAACACCTAGAAATCTCAAGATTATTTTCAACGTAACTATAGAAGGCACAAAAATACCATTCACTAAAGCTATAGTCTATAAAACCAACGACCCCGTTAAAGGCGAAGTGTACAAACCCTTTGAAATCATTCCTGAAGTTTCAGCAAAAGTAACTGAGAACGTGATCATTTTTGAAAACGATCAGCAAAAAGACATTCCAGTAGTCGTTAAAGCAGGCCGCGATAATCTAGAAGGCGTTGTGGCGTTGGCATGCCCTAAAGAGTGGCAGGTATATCCCAAACAACAAAACGTAAACATTGCCCATAAAGGCCAGGAACAAACCCTTGTTTTTAGCGTGACGCCTCCAAAATACCAAAGTGAAGGTTTACTTAAACCACTTGTTACAATAGGCGATAAAACGTACTCCAAAGAACTCATAGAAATTGATTACGATCACATTCCTTTTCAAACAGTAATATTGCCAAGTGAAAGTAAAATTGTACGCTTAGACATTAAAAAGAAAGGCGAAAACATCGCTTATATTGAAGGTGCTGGCGATGTGGTTCCAGAAAGCTTAAAACAAATCGGCTATAAAGTCTCTATTTTAAAACCAGACGCTATTACACCAGAAAACTTAAGCAACTTTGATGCAGTCGTTATTGGTATTCGCGCCTATAATACCATAGAAGCACTGAATTACAAACAAGACATACTCTTTGAGTTTGTTAAGAATGGTGGTAATATGATTGTGCAATACAACACCAGGCATCAAATAAAAGTTGATAAAATAGCGCCCTACCCTATCACTTTATCTCGTGACAGAGTTACCGATGAATTTGCCGAAGTCACTTTTTTAGAGCCCAATCATGAGTTGCTAAATGCACCCAACAAAATCACCAAAAAGGATTTTGAAGGCTGGACACAAGAACGCGGTTTGTATTTCCCCAGTGAATGGTCAAGCGAATTCACACCTCTACTTTCCATGAACGATAACGGTGAAACACCAAAAACAGGAAGCCTGTTAGTTGCAAAACATGGTAAAGGCTATTACATCTATACGGGACTAAGCTTTTTTAGAGAGTTTCCAGCAGGTGTTTCAGGTGCCTACAGATTATTTGCTAATATGCTATCTATTGGAAAAAATAATATTACTGACCAATCTGAAGCTAAAAATTAA